In Spiroplasma litorale, a single genomic region encodes these proteins:
- the tig gene encoding trigger factor, which yields MKFSAKKELEKGQGYWTVIIEGEKWIEAVKKGKNKVASTITIPGFRKGKAPKDKIEKFVTPVKYLNAALQSIIDSAWKFALDQNSDIKPFNSPVPTPKKINDTYCEIDFIFDLKPEINIKDYKGIKDKDLVKEEVKVSKEDLDKAIDQYRERFAMEKDKDKAAKIEKGDVVTFDFEGFIDGVAFPGGKGLDFKLDIGSGKMVPGFEDKMIGKSIGESSIEVTFPKDYTPELSEKKAEFKLNIKSIKEKILPNKDDELAKDLNIPEVKTFKELQDYVKKQIKEQKETQQKTIFVNKVIELISKNSTIEIPKSVIDKEVDNLYKEFENKVQSQKLTMKDYKKQTGLTDENIREELRNDAIKRLESYLITDKVRNTEKFEITEEDINNKYSSLAKSFGVEPDYIKNNLLPVDNIKEEITKEKIINFLYENNG from the coding sequence ATGAAATTTAGTGCAAAAAAAGAGTTAGAAAAAGGTCAAGGTTATTGAACAGTTATTATTGAAGGTGAAAAATGAATTGAAGCAGTTAAAAAAGGAAAAAACAAAGTTGCTTCAACTATTACAATTCCTGGTTTTAGAAAAGGAAAAGCTCCAAAAGACAAAATAGAGAAATTTGTAACACCAGTAAAATATTTAAATGCTGCTTTACAATCAATTATTGATAGTGCATGAAAATTTGCATTAGATCAAAATTCTGATATTAAACCTTTTAATTCGCCAGTACCAACACCAAAAAAAATTAATGATACTTATTGTGAAATTGATTTTATTTTTGATTTAAAACCTGAAATAAACATTAAAGATTATAAGGGAATCAAAGATAAAGACCTAGTTAAAGAAGAAGTTAAAGTTTCAAAAGAAGATTTAGACAAAGCAATTGATCAATATAGAGAAAGATTTGCAATGGAAAAAGATAAAGATAAAGCCGCAAAAATTGAAAAAGGTGATGTTGTAACATTTGATTTTGAAGGATTTATTGACGGAGTTGCATTTCCAGGTGGCAAAGGACTTGATTTTAAACTTGATATAGGAAGCGGTAAAATGGTGCCGGGCTTTGAAGATAAAATGATTGGTAAATCAATTGGAGAATCTTCAATTGAAGTAACTTTTCCAAAAGATTACACACCAGAATTATCAGAAAAAAAGGCTGAATTTAAATTAAATATTAAATCAATAAAAGAAAAAATACTGCCAAATAAAGATGATGAACTTGCAAAAGATTTAAATATTCCAGAAGTTAAAACCTTCAAAGAATTACAAGATTATGTAAAAAAACAAATTAAAGAGCAAAAAGAAACACAACAAAAAACAATTTTTGTAAATAAGGTAATTGAATTAATATCTAAAAACTCTACTATTGAAATCCCTAAATCGGTTATAGATAAAGAAGTTGATAATTTATACAAAGAATTTGAAAATAAAGTTCAAAGTCAAAAATTAACTATGAAAGATTATAAAAAACAAACTGGTTTAACTGATGAAAATATTCGTGAAGAGTTAAGAAATGATGCAATTAAACGATTGGAAAGTTATTTAATTACTGATAAAGTAAGAAATACAGAAAAATTTGAAATTACTGAAGAAGACATTAATAATAAGTATTCTAGTTTGGCAAAATCATTTGGTGTTGAGCCTGACTATATTAAAAATAATTTACTTCCAGTTGACAATATAAAAGAAGAAATAACTAAAGAAAAAATAATCAATTTCTTATATGAAAATAATGGTTAA
- a CDS encoding ROK family protein, whose translation MKLAVDIGGTCIRLAIIDGKKIICKESIISEPNNFEKNFDEITNITKKWNYEIDYIGICCPGPFDPDTGIIINSNNLPGWNGLPLRKRFEEAYKIKNIKMNNDANIAALGQYVVRNNLHSLLYFTISTGIGAGFVFDGKILNGYKNTALEIANAIPDLSAENITKSGIEFIASGRNIFNNLRSEGIEIKDTKEAFDIYYKKDNKIVNAYFEYIEEKYIQFFSTAIYFFNPEIVVIGGSVAMNNKEWYEKIFDKVIEVTKDIGYKTKLEFATDLDDSTLLGCAMM comes from the coding sequence ATGAAATTAGCAGTTGACATTGGTGGTACTTGCATTAGGTTAGCAATAATTGATGGTAAAAAAATTATTTGTAAAGAATCAATTATTTCTGAACCAAATAATTTTGAAAAAAATTTTGATGAAATTACGAATATAACAAAAAAATGAAATTATGAAATAGATTATATTGGAATATGTTGTCCAGGTCCATTTGACCCAGATACTGGAATTATTATTAATTCTAATAATTTACCAGGTTGAAATGGTTTACCACTTAGAAAAAGATTTGAAGAAGCTTACAAAATTAAAAATATAAAAATGAACAATGACGCAAATATAGCTGCCCTTGGTCAGTATGTAGTAAGAAATAATTTACATTCATTATTATATTTTACAATTTCAACAGGTATTGGAGCAGGGTTTGTTTTTGATGGAAAAATACTAAATGGTTATAAAAATACAGCATTAGAAATTGCAAATGCAATACCAGATTTAAGTGCTGAAAATATAACTAAGTCAGGGATTGAGTTTATTGCAAGTGGAAGAAATATTTTTAATAATTTAAGATCAGAAGGAATAGAAATTAAAGATACTAAAGAAGCTTTTGATATTTATTATAAAAAAGATAATAAAATAGTTAATGCATATTTTGAGTACATTGAAGAAAAATACATACAGTTTTTCTCTACTGCTATTTACTTTTTCAATCCTGAAATAGTTGTAATCGGTGGCAGTGTTGCAATGAATAATAAAGAGTGATATGAAAAGATATTTGATAAAGTGATTGAAGTTACAAAAGATATTGGATATAAAACAAAACTTGAATTTGCAACAGATTTAGATGATTCTACATTACTTGGTTGTGCAATGATGTAA